Below is a window of Streptomyces sp. ITFR-16 DNA.
CGCGCTCATCACCAGGGTGATCTGGCGCACCGTCTCGTCGTTGTCGAGCCGGGCCGGGTGGGCCAGAAAGTACGAGGTCAGGTCGCGGCGCGGCCGGGCCCGCCGGTCGGCGACGAGGCGGGTGACGACCTCGACGAGGTCGGCGTACGCGGCGGCGGCGTCCTGCGCCGAGTTCATCATGCCGCCGATGCCGTCGACGATCCGTTCGCCGTCCTCGGGGCCGACCCCGAACCAGCTGGCGAAGACGTGCAGCGGGAGCCGCCGGGCGTACTGGGCGATGAGGTCGCCGGTGCCGGTGGCGGCGAACTCGGCGATGAGCTGCTGCGCGACCCTGGCCACGTCCGCGCGCAGGATGTGCGGTTCGATCAGTGCCAGGGTGTCGTTGATGGCGTCGCGGTAGCGGGCGTGCTCGGCGCCGTCGCTGAACAGCGCGGTGGGGCGGTGGCCGAGCACGGGCAGCACCGGCGAGTCCGGCGCCACCGTCCGCTGCCAGGCGCGCGGGTCCTTGCTGAAGGTGTGGGTGTCGCGCAGCAGGTCGATGGCCGCCTGGTAGTCGGTGACGAGCATCGCCTCGACGTCGGGCGCGATCCGGACGGGCGCGAGCGGGCCCGCCTCGCGCAGCCTGCGGTAGTGGCCGTGCGGATCGGCCGCGAAGGCGGGGCCGTACAGCGCGAGGGGCTGCGGCGGCGGAACGTACGGAGTCATGACGGGTCCTCGGGCTGCGGCAGTCGGGTCAGCACGTGTTCGGCCAGCGCGATCAGGGCGTCGATGCTGCCCCGGCGCTCCCTGGCGTCGCACTGGACGAGCGGTGTCGCCTCGTCGAGGTCGAGGTGTTTGCGCAGGACCTCGTCGCTGTGCGCAGGGGCGTCCGGGAAGCGGTTGA
It encodes the following:
- a CDS encoding cytochrome P450, whose translation is MTPYVPPPQPLALYGPAFAADPHGHYRRLREAGPLAPVRIAPDVEAMLVTDYQAAIDLLRDTHTFSKDPRAWQRTVAPDSPVLPVLGHRPTALFSDGAEHARYRDAINDTLALIEPHILRADVARVAQQLIAEFAATGTGDLIAQYARRLPLHVFASWFGVGPEDGERIVDGIGGMMNSAQDAAAAYADLVEVVTRLVADRRARPRRDLTSYFLAHPARLDNDETVRQITLVMSAGHDPTTNLIGNATLHMLTDERYAGSLHGGAMTAHEAINEVLWQDPPLANLAAHYPRHDTEFHGVRLRAGQLVLVSFGAANTQSAPAAPDAGARSGASAHLAWSAGPHRCPAKQPALLIAMTAIEQLTSQLCDAELSVPVDELLWRPGPFHRALAHLPVRFTPLDTTVTTGPPERIESASIGS